Proteins from a single region of Anolis carolinensis isolate JA03-04 chromosome Y, rAnoCar3.1.pri, whole genome shotgun sequence:
- the LOC134292948 gene encoding forkhead box protein N4-like, which yields MDDPPPPPPPAGDLQCLSWLTSVDVPRLQSRTRPTHTGRLLSSSLPQSILGLSAVSRYAPLFPPPPSCQEQQAFAMAQQCPPQAAMYSHSSYALQQQQTPYAPPHIAPLNNNAQEMHPKHYPKPIYSYSCLIAMALKNSQTGSLPVSEIYSFMKEHFPYFKTAPDGWKNSVRHNLSLNKCFTKVESKASSSSSSSSRKGCLWALNPAKIGKMEEEMQKWKRKDLPAIHRSMANPEELDKLITDRPENCRRKPAEGEAARNIVSRPTQQPPPQPVMALPLPPLSLHHQVQAQSCMAPDSPAPAQTPPLHALHSMGHGSPLPTPMMPPPPPPPTHGVLLRGPDFLSAVMADMDAEVDALDPSIMDFALQGNIWDEIKDESFNLDSLGAFSHSPLPDCNMASTTGLNPACGGSDHSFSDLQMTGLYATYATLDAAVSSAPYLGAQGNKPITLH from the exons ATGGatgaccctcctcctcctcctcctcctgcgggGGATTTGCAGTGCCTCTCCTGGCTCACCTCCGTGGACGTCCCACGTCTACAGAGCAGGACCCGACCAACACACACAG GTCGCCTGCTGTCCTCCTCTCTGCCGCAAAGCATCCTGGGACTCAGCGCT GTCAGCCGCTATGCGCCGCTCTTCCCTCCGCCGCCATCTTGCCAGGAGCAGCAGGCCTTCGCCATGGCGCAACAG TGTCCCCCGCAGGCCGCCATGTACAGCCATTCCTCCTATGcgctgcagcagcagcagacaCCGTATGCGCCTCCGCACATTGCGCCACTCAACAACAACGCCCAGGAAATGCACCCCAAGCATTACCCCAAACCCATATATTCCTACAG TTGCTTGATCGCAATGGCGCTGAAGAACAGCCAGACGGGCAGCCTCCCCGTGAGCGAGATCTACAGCTTCATGAAGGAGCACTTCCCCTACTTCAAG ACGGCGCCCGACGGATGGAAGAACTCGGTGCGGCACAACCTCTCGCTCAACAAGTGCTTCACGAAGGTGGAGagcaaggcctcctcctcctcctcctcttcctcgcgcAAGGGCTGCCTCTGGGCCCTGAACCCGGCCAAGATCgggaagatggaggaggagatgcAGAAGTGGAAGCGGAAGGACCTCCCCGCCATCCACAGGAGCATGGCCAACCCAG AAGAGCTGGACAAGCTGATCACAGACCGGCCAGAGAACTGCAGGAGGAAGCCCGCCGAGGGCGAAGCCGCCCGGAACATTGTGTCACGACCCACACAACAGCCTCCACCACAACCAGTGATGGCGCTGCCCTTGCCCCCACTGTCCTTGCACCACCAGGTCCAGGCCCAGTCCTGCATGGCGCCCGACTCTCCGGCCCCCGCGCAGACCCCACCACTACATGCCCTGCACAGCATGGGGCACggcagccccctccccacacccatgatgccaccaccaccaccaccaccgacaCATGGGGTCCTCCTCCGTGGCCCCGACTTCCTCAGCGCCGTCATGGCCGACATGGACGCCGAGGTGGACGCCCTGGACCCCAGCATCATGGACTTTGCCCTCCAAG GAAACATCTGGGACGAGATCAAGGACGAGAGCTTCAACCTGGACAGCCTGGGGGCCTTCAGCCACTCTCCGCTGCCCGACTGCAACATGGCCTCCACCACCGGACTGAACCCGGCCTGCGGAGGAAGTGACCACTCCTTTTCGGACTTGCAAATGACCGGCCTCTATGCCACGTATGCCACGCTGGACGCTGCCGTCTCTTCTGCGCCCTACCTGGGTGCCCAAGGCAACAAGCCCATCACCCTCCATTGA